In Maridesulfovibrio sp., the genomic stretch ATCCCGGAGCGGTCGGCTGCCGTATAACTTCCACCGGAACACCGCGTTCGCTGCAATCTGCTGATTACCATCTTTTCCCGCCCGGAAACGGAGCTTCACAAATCGAAGGACTGAGCGAGCAGGTCAGAATTTTTGACAGCTGCCGCAATGCTTTTGATTACGGACAGTTTTCATACACCCGTCCGGCCCTCCATGTTTCAGGATGCTGCCACATGCTGAATATGGAAGCCATCCACCAGTGCGGTGACTTTGACGTGCGCTTCAACCCCACACAGTTCGACGACCTTGAAAGAGACCTGCGGGCTGCGCTGGGCGGATTCAAGCATGTTTACGCAGGACAGATGCGCATCGGGCACATCCAGCACTCCAGTCTGGCAAAGGCCGCGAATGTCCGTTCCATGGCGCAGGTATTCGGTAACAAGATAAAGCTGGAAAGCAAATACAGCGAGCAGGACCTGAACAAGCTTTTTGCTCAGGACCTTACCCAGCTATGGAAAGACACCCATTCCAAATGGAAAGAAATGTCTGAAAATTTATATTAGAATCAGAGAAGTTAGAACGCGTCAGAGGCAACTTTCTGTTTCTTTCTACAGCGATTAAGCCGATGGTGCTTTACAAGCTATCTGGCAAGCCATTCGGCTGTGAGCTTCTCCATCTCTTCCGGAGAGAAAGAAGGAGTATCGTACATTCCCTTGGCAAAACGCTGTGAAAATCCGTGATAAAGAATCAAGGCGGCCGCAACAGAAACGTTGAAGCTCTGAATCATGCCCTGCATCGGAATATACACTTCATCAGGGACCAGTTCGGCCAGTTCAGGTGCTGTTCCGCTATGCTCGTTGCTGAGAATTACAGCTGATGGTGTGCTAAGATCAAAATCCATAAGCGGTCTTGCTGTTTCTGAAAAACCGGTCCGCAAAACCTGATAGCCCTGATCGCGTAAACCGCTGACCATTTTTACAGGGTCTGTGTGTTTGGTGCACTCCACCCATTTTTTACCGGAGGCTGAAGATTTTTTCGCCAGCTCCGGCCATTCTGAAACGGTATAATAAAGGTGAATGCCATAGATTCCGAAAGCGTCGCAGCTCCTGAGGATTGCCGACACATTATGGGGATCCCATACATTATCGATAATGAGGGTGAAATCTTTCTGGCGCTTTGCCAGTACTTCCCTGACCCTAGCCTCTCTTTGTGGTGTTCTCTGTCTTTCCATGGCGTACTGCGTACCCAACCTTTGCCAAGTTTGCAAGCGCAGTAGAACGACTCTTTTCCATTTAAATATTCTTCAATATTAATATGGACGTTTTATTGATTTCAAAAAGATGATATGTAATTAATTCAGATGATATTTATCTATGGAGGACTGAATGCGCGCGCTGATTGCAGAGGATGAATTTGTTGGCCGAAAACTGCTGTCAACTTTCCTTGCCCCGCTTTTCGTAATTGATGTCGCTGTTAACGGGAGAGAAGCTGTTGAAGCGTTCAAACTGGCCTATGAAGAGGACAACCCTTATAAACTGATACTCATGGATATAATGATGCCGGAACAGGATGGTCTTTCCGCACTTGAAGAGATAAGGGCTTTTGAGAAAGGAAAAGGGCATACTGGCCGTTGTAAGGTAATCATGACCACCGCACTTGATGACCCAAAAACAGTAATACGATCTTTTCATGACGTGGAGGCATCCAGTTTTATAGTTAAGCCCGTGGAAAGAGAAAAATTATACGCCGAGCTCAAAAAAATCGGGCTCATGAACAAATAATTACCTTCGGATTATGGAGCACCGCTGATGAGTGAAGACGATTCCCTTATTGAAGAATTTTTCTCCGAAGTGAATGACAAGTACTACCCGCAAGTACTTGAAGGGATCGACCTTCTGGATGAGCAGCGCATCGAGGAAGGGATCGAGGTGCTTTCACGTCCACTGCACACCATCAAGGGCGTAACCGGATTCATGTCCGGTTTTGAACCCGCATCATCTTTCACTCACAAGGTCGAAGATTACCTAAAGAAAATGCAGGCAGGCGAAGTCGCGCACGATCTCATGCAGATCGCGCTCGCCATTGAGTCAGTAAACACCATATTCATGCTAATTGAGCAACTGCGGGAATCCGGCAGTTTCGACAAAAGCATGACTGACGATATTGAAGCAAGGCTTTCAGGAGACGGAAAGCAGAGCCATGCAGCAGATGAATCCGGGCTTAATCCCCTTGAAATAGAAAATCTTCCTGACATTCAGATATTCACTATCAAAGTGAGCCGGATATACAGCTCCGAACAACTAAAAATGGTTGAAGAAAGTCTACAGACAATCAACACAGGCAACACAGTACTTTTCGATTTCGAAACAGCTGTTTCAGTTGCTTCATCCTTTTTTGAACTGGTCGCATCTTATGCCGACTCTTGTGAAATATGTATGGCCGGAATGAACAGCCACTGTACAGGAACTTTCTACTCGTGGGGCTTCCAGCGCTTTTTTTCTGTCTTTAAAAACAGGGAAGACTTCTTAAGCAACACCGGAGTTTGAGGATAATGAAGGACAGTATCTCCAGCTGCATAGGCCAGCTCCAAGAATCAATCATCGCACTTGAACAGGGTTCCGGTGATATCAATGCTATTTTGAAAGCCATGGGGCTTGATAATGCTCAAATGAGATCTGCCCAGATTATTGCGCTCATGGATATGCTGAGCGATGGAATCACACCTATCAGCTCGGAACTGGTAACTTCCCTTCTGGATATTTCTGAAGCCCAGAAAAAGTTTTTCTATTGCATAGGCGGCCTTCTGGATAAGGGCGGAGCTGCTGCCGATTCCCGGAAGGAGACAGAACCTGCTCAGAATCAAGCTTCCGCAAGCTCTATTGAACTGGATGAATACGAACAGGAAATGATGGCCGAAATGCTGGCCATGACCGGAGAAAGCCCGGACCCGAGCGACGGTTGGGAAAAGGTTGATAAAACTCCGACAGGACTGGGGACCGAAGATCCGGGAAAATCTGAAATCAAACAAGAACCGGAAGAAACATCCGATCCTGAAATGGAAACTTCCGCTGCGGCAAAAAAAGTTTCCGACGAAGAGATAGTCAGCAAACAACCTGCACCTTCCAAAAAGAAGGACTCTCAGGCTATATCCTCAATCCGTGTATCCACACAACAGCTGGATTCCCTTATTGAACTTGTCGGTAAACTGATGGTTACTTATGCGGTTATTGCACAAACCAAAGCTGAGAATATTTCCAAAATTTCATCCAGCCTTTCGGAGCTGGATAAAGTAATCCGCAACCTGCAGTCAGAGGTTGATGAAATCAGACTTGTGCCGCTGAAACAGATTTTCATGCCTATGCACAGACTGGTCAAATCAACATCGCAGAAGCTTAATAAACGGATCAAATTCACTATCACCGGAGAAGAACTGGCACTCGATAAGACCATAGTGGAATGCCTCAACGAACCGCTGGTACACCTGCTGCGTAATGCGCTGGACCACGGAATCGAATCTGCTGAAGACCGCCAGATGTACGGCAAAGATGAAATGGGGAGTGTCCATCTCAATGCGTTCCGAAAAGGAGAATTCGCCTACATCGAAATAACCGATGACGGTAAAGGCCTTGACGCTGACGTTCTACTCAAAAAGGCACTTGAGCGCGGCCTGGCCTCCCCGGACACAGAATACAGTAAGGAAGAAATTTACGCGTTCATCCTCCAGTCCGGTTTCTCCACTGCGAGCGCGGTTACAGATATTTCCGGGCGCGGTGTCGGCATGGACGCAGTGGTTGCCGCCATCCAGAACACCTTGGACGGAAAAATTTCCATTCGCAGTGAATTGGGTGAAGGCTCCACATTCTCTATCGCCATTCCACTGAGCAGGTCGGTTAATGAGGGAATAGTCGATGCTCTGGTCACCACAGTCGGTCCGGAGACCTTTATCTTCCCCAGCCGGGAAGTTCTTGAGGTTTATGAACCGGTGGCAAAGGAATTCACAGATCTGCCTGATGGCCGGGAAACAGTTTCCGTCAGGGGTAAAGTCCGTCCTCTTATCCGCATGTACAAGGTATTTGACCTCCCTGCACCTGCAGCAGATATCATCCCCAAAGTCATTCTTGTAAAGCTGGGGGACACCATAGCGGCGATTCTAGTAGATGAGGTTTTGCGCCAGCAAAAAGCCGTGGTAACGGGATTCACTCTGCCGGTAAACACCATATACAAACTTCCGATACTGGGCTTCGGCATGATGGGGGAACATGACGCTCTGGTTGTCGACACTGAAACCCTGATAGCATCATACATGGACGATCCAGTCTAACAAAGACAAGTCCGGCATCTGCATAATTTTGCGGTTGGCAGGAAAAACTTTTCTCTACCGAATTTGTCTGCTATGCATGCGTGTTCAAGCAAAAAACAATCAGCGCAGGAAAAACAGTAGATGAAAAAAGCAATTCTTTTTGCAGCACACGGATCAAAAAACAGGGCCGCAAGTTCGGCCTTGGGAAATATTTTAAAACTGACAAAAAAAGCCTATCCCGACATTCCGATCTTCAGTGCTTTTACTTCCGGGCATATCCTAAAAAAACTTCGGGAACAGGGCCAGAAGCTGCCCACTGTAAAACAGAATCTTGAAAATCTTTCTGAAGAAGGCTTCACCCACGTAGTCATTCAGTCTCTGCATGTTATTCCCGGAACGGAATACACCAACACATGCAGGCTTGTGAACCGTGTTGAGAAAGGTGAAATCAAATTTGAAAAAGCAATTATCGGCGAACCTCTGCTCACAAATGATCAGGAAATAGACGAAATTTCGGACCTCATCCTGAACCTGCTGGAAGAACGTGATCCCCAAAAAGAAGCCCTGATTCTAGTCGCCCACGGTTCTAAATATTCCGACAGCGGCAATTCCCTGTACGATAAATTCAAAGAAGTCCTTGAGGCCAAAGACAGCAATGCCTATCTTGGTAAACTAAATTCCGAAGAAGGCATTGAAAAAATAAGTGACAGGATCAAAGCTTCCGGCCTGAAAAAGGCATACCTACTGCCCCTGCTTTTCGGAGCCGGGAACCATGTAAAAAAAGACATGGCAGGTGAGCATGAAGGTTCGTGGAAAAACATAGTTGCCTCTCGGGACATTGAAGCTATTCCGGTTGCCAAGGGAATCGGGGAATTCGACATATTTGCCCGGCGTTGGATGGATAAATTGAAAAAAGCGATCGATCAGCTCGATACGTAATGCAACCTTAAAAATTTGCTGCTTGATTGAACTCCGCACCGCATATACATTATGTTGGTGCGGTTAATCTTTTTAGCTATTCAACAAAGATGACAAAAAAAATCACCGTGCATAGACATGACGGAACAGTCATGGAACTAGCACCGACAGCCGGGCTTAATATAGCCCAATCCCTTTTCCTGAACGGAGCTTTTCAAGGGGTCCCCCTCTGCTCCGGTATGGGCCGTTGCGGACTGTGCAAAATTCGTTTTGAGACGAGTCCGCCGGAACCGCGCAGGGAAGAGCTGCAAAAATTAACTGTCGCTGAAATTGAATCCGGATGGCGGCTTTCCTGCCTTCATCAGGCAACAGGGGGGTCCATTTTCCTGCCGCAGCCGGAGCGAGTTGTACCAAGAGTTAGCAATAAATTTTCAAACAACTTGCCGGAAGGACTGGCGCTGGCCGTAGATCTCGGAACCACAGGATTGCACTGGGCTTTTACCCTCTGCGGTACCCCGGTAAAATCCGGACAGGAGCTGAATCCGCAGATCGGACTAGGCAGTGAGGTCATGTCCCGACTCGCCTTCGCGGCAAAACCGGAACAGCGCAAAATCTTATCTGAACTGGTAACCAGCCGGATTAAAACGCTCATTGCCGAGACCGGACAGATCAAAGAACTGGTAATTTCAGGCAACCCTTCCATGACCAGCATCCTGGCACAGGATGATGTGCGGGGATTGAGCAGCGCACCCTATTCACTGCCGGATGGCGGCGGGAAAAAAGTAAATCTTGACGAAGACCTGCCTGAAGCGTACATCCCGCCACATCTGGCTCCGTTCGTTGGTGCAGATATAACCTCCGGGATTGTGGCCCTGAATTTTTCGAAAACCGGAATTCAACCGCCGTATCTCTTCGCCGATCTCGGAACAAACGGAGAGTTCGTCCTTTGCCTTTCAGAGGATGAATATATAGTTTCGTCTGTGCCTATGGGACCAGCCCTCGAAGGGGTCGGCATGAGCAATGGACGCACTGCCGGACCGGGCGCCATATCCGCTTTCACACTGACTCCACTTGGTCTTTCACCGTCAGTGATCAAAACGGAAGAATCCGGGCAGAAACAAAAACCGGGCATAACCGGAACAGGCTATCTGTCTCTCTGCGCCATACTGCTGAAGTCCGGCGTACTGACCAGTGAAGGCCTCTTTTCCTCCGGAAGCACTCCCTTTGCCGCAAAACTGGCAAACAGGCTAACAGAAATAAACGGAACCCCGGTCCTTGATCTGGGACATGAAGGATTAACCCTTCCGGCCTCGGATGTGGAAGAAATATTAAAAGTAAAAGCGGCCTTCAACCTCGCTATGTCCGCCCTGCTGAGTGAAGCCGGGCTGGCGCCATCCGATCTCAATGAGTTGGTCCTCGGCGGGGCCATGGGCCAACATGTCAATATTAATGATCTGGTTGCTACCGGATTCATTCCTGCCGGAATCGCTGTGATTACACGCGCCGCCGGTAATACCTCCCTTGAGGGAGCCAAAATTTTAACTCACAATCAAGAAGCAAGGGATTTCGCCGCCAGTCTGCCCGGACGCTCCAGAGTGCTGGAGCTCGCCGGAAGTGATGATTTCGGCCGGAAATACCTTGAGAGGATGATTTTCAAATATGTCTATTAAAGTAAGTTCACTTTTCCCTCTACCGACTCAGGATGTATCCAAAATTTTGGATAACTACATAAAAATTTTACAAAAAACAGTTCCGCTTAAAAGCAAGTACAGTCATGAACTGCCTTACGCCATTCGTGACCTTTCCCGCGACCTGACCGGGGAACGTTCCAGCCTGTCCAATGACTACATGGGCGATCCGCGCAGCCTGAATGCATACCTGCGTTATTTTCTGCCTTGGAACCTTTACCGCATGGCCCGTCTCTTTCAGGGACTGGATATAAATCTGCCCGATAACGGCATAGTGGTGGACCTCGGTGCCGGACCGCTCACCGTGGCTCAGGCCCTCTGGATCGCAAGGCCGGACCTGCGCGAAAAAAAGCTGACCTTCATCAATGTTGACCGTACCCCGAAACCCATGCGTGAAGGAGCAAGACTCTTCACTGCACTGGCCGGGGAAGAATCCCCGTGGCGCATGGTAAACGTCAAGGGCGGCTCAACTTCCAAGATCCGCGAAAAAGCACATCTGCTGGTCACTGCAAACATGGTCAATGAAGCTTCCGCCGGAACACGCATTCCGCTTCCGGTCTGGGCGGAAAAATTCTGTCTGTCCATGGTTCACAAACTGGCACCGGAAGGACGCATACTAATTATTGAGCCGGGTATCCGCCGCTCCGGTCGCGTACTCTCCGTTATACGTCAGGAATTTGTGAATGCCGGATTCCCTATACTCGGCCCCTGCACCCACGTGGAAGAATGCCCAATGAACGGAGAACAGGGTAAGGCGTGGTGTCACTTCAATTTTGATTCCGACCACGCTCCCGCATGGCTGCAGAAACTTTCTGCACAGTGTCGTCTGGAAAAAGACAACGTCAGCCTAAGCTTCCTCTATGTAGGACTGCGCAAGGAAGATGTTGAGAGCGCCCGCGAAGGGGAAATGCTCATCCGCGCTGTGTCCGAATCCTTCAGGCTTGATCAGGGCGGATTCGGCCAGTACGGTTGTGCCGCGCAGGGACAGATTCTGCTTTTCGCACAGGGCGGTGCAAAAACATTGTACCCCGGTGGTCTCATCGGCATGCCCATCCCCGAAGAAGAAAAAAGGGATGAAAAATCCGGCTCGCTGATTGTACCACTGCCCATTAGGGAAAGCGATAAACGTAAGAAATAAAGACACCTGAAAGGCCTTCAGCAACCATGCCGGGGGCCTTTAACCCTTTTTGCCAAGGCTTCGTCATCTTTTTCTTCAAAGACAATCTTAGTGCGCTATATGCGAATCTTACAAAACGTCTTTGAAAGAGATTGGATGGGGCTGGGGAAGGGAAACCAATTCATAAAACGCGAAGCGTATCTAATAACCTTATGGAATTTATAGATCTGGGATTAATTTCCCATCAGGAAGCAGAAAAGATTCAGTTGGAAAGATTGGGCCAGGTCATGGAAGGCACAGCGGGAGATGCTTTGTTTCTTTTGGAGCATCCTCCCGTCGTTACTTTGGGCCGCCAGGGCGGATTGGAAAACCTGCTGATCAGCAAGGAAGCTTTGAAAGCCATGGGTGCTGAAGTGGTGCAGACCGCCCGAGGCGGAAATATTACCTGCCATTACCCCGGACAGTTGGTGGTTTACCCGGTCATGCGTATTGAAAAAAGGCGCGGCGGCATCAAGAAATTTTTCCACGACATGGAAGAAACAGCTATCCGAACCGCTGCCCGGTTCGGCGTTGATGCAGCAAGAAGCGAAGGCCGCCCCGGTGTATGGGTAGGCCCGGGCAAGCTATGCTCCATTGGAATCGGTGTCAAAAAGTGGATCACCTACCACGGCTTGTCATTCAACGTTTCCACTGACATGAAACTATTCGACGCCATAACCCTCTGCGGTCTGCATGGCGCGCACCCCACCTCCCTTTCACGGGAAGCTGGCAAAGAAATTTCTACCGAGGAAGTAAAAAATGTCTTCAGAAAAGAATTCGGAAAAGTTTTTGCGGATACCACCGTGGCTGCGGGTTAAACTGCCCACCGGACGCACTTTCAACGATACCGGCAAAATGCTGGAAGATCTTAATCTCAATACAGTCTGCCAGTCCGCCAAGTGCCCCAACTGCTGGGACTGTTTTTCGCGCAAGGTGGCCACCTTCCTGATCATGGGCCGCAACTGCACCCGCAACTGTGCTTTCTGCAATATCGCCCCCGGACGCATCGATCCTCTTGATGCGGACGAGCCGCGCCGGGTGGCCGAGGCCGTAAAGCGACTGGAACTCAAATATGCCGTAGTTACCTCCGTCACCCGCGACGATCTTCCTGACGGCGGTGCTGCCCATTTTGCCGAGACAATCGAACGCATACGCGCTGAACTTCCGGAATGTAAAGTGGAAGTGCTCATCCCCGATTTCAAAGGCAATCTGGAAGCGCTGAAAACCGTCATTGCCGCCAAGCCGGATGTTATTAACCACAACGTGGAAACACCGCCCGCTCTTTATTCTGAAATCCGCCCGCAGGCTGATTATCAGCAGAGCCTCGAGCTGATCGAAAGAGTCAAACAATTCAGCGATATTCACGCAAAATCAGGCCTCATGGTCGGCCTCGGTGAAACAGACGAACAGGTCCGGCAGGTTATTGACGACCTCGCGGCCATTAATTGTGACATCATCACTATAGGCCAGTACATGCGCCCCTCAAAAGCGCACCCTGCCGTCAAACGCTACGTCGAACCTTCAGTCTTTGATGAATACGCAGACTACGGCAAAAGACTCGGTGTTCCGCATATGTTCTGCGCGCCACTGGTCCGCTCCAGCTTTAACGCTGCTGAGGCTTTTGATAGACTTTAAAATACTGATTAACAACAATTCGTAAAAAAGGAACTTCCGATACGGAAGTTCCTTTTTTTTATGTTTTTGCGATACATAAAAAAACTCCCCTGCCCAAGTCAGGGGAGCAAATAAATCAAACTTTCATCCAGTCCACAACCCTACTTACCGGTCCTGAAGCTCAATGAGAAGGCATACCAAACACGGCGGATATCGTCGATGCGTTTTTCATATTTCCCGATGATCACCTGCCGCCCTGCAGGGCCGATCTTCACATTAACAGGTTTGGATTCTTTGAGTGATACCAGCTCAGGGTGCTCAATATTTCGGTCTGAACTAACGGAAATGCGCGCGCCAGCGGCCGGCATGGGCATTCCTTCGAAATACATCATAACCGGGAGGGAATCTCCCTCCTTAAGCTTGGTTGGATCTTTGAGAGGCACTATCTCAGCCCGTTGGCCTATGGGTTTATCCATACCGTGTGTCCACTTGATAATGGTTTTAGAAAGCTTGTATGACCGGCCTTCATCGATAACCTTTCCGCAGACATGTCTTGGAAGATCAAAATTCTCCCATCCAGCTTCTTCAGTATGATACCAGTACCTGTTGTCAAACTCGACGGTCAGCATGGTGTAATCATCATCCAGCCATGCAAAAGCTCCACCTTTGTTATACACAGGTTCAAGACTGGTCTTCCAATTGTTCTCGCTGATACCGGTCATTGCAGTGATGCGGCTGAGAGGATAGGGATCTGTTGCACCCGGATGGCCATACATAAGAAAGACCTTGCGGCCCTTATTTTCCAACCACATATCATGGGCTGAGCAGATAGAGGCGAAAGCCATGACCAATACCATTGCTAAAACGGTTTTCTTCATCATAATTGTCCTCATTTTTTATTGAAAACGACTGTCATTTTCATTTAAAGGTTTGATTACAAACCACCTGCGAGATTGTCAACGATCATAAGAATAAAATTATGATTTTTCTGGCAGAATTATATATTCCGTGATCCCTGCCTTTTACCCAGCTGAATATAAGGCGTCACGACTATATTCAGCCTTCAGGGGTTAAAAAAGCTCTCTTGACCTTTACGATTTATTATTGCAGAGCTTTGCAAGGGTCGGATTTGGTAATTTTATGGTCATAATATATATAATCTATATGAATCCGTCCGAATCCCGCCTTAGCAACGTGATTCTACAGGAAAATGGAGGATTACAATGCGCCTTAGATATTATTTAATCACGATACTGCTTTGTCTAATGGCAAGTCCGCCAAGCATTGCAGCGGCCAAAGATCAAACTGAAAATAACTCCGAGCACCAAAAGTATATTGTTGCCGGTTATATCGAGAACGTTTCCATTAAAATTTGGGACCGCGAAACCCCGATTACGATTGAAGCCAAGATGGATACCGGAGCGGACAGCTCTTCCCTGCATGCCACAGATATTACGATTGACAAAAACAATAAAACAACTTCATTCACCATAACCGACCAGCACGGCAAGAGCCAACGCATTACCTGCCCATATGCCAGAATAGTGCGCATAAAAAAAAGGCCGTCCGGTTACCAGCGAAGGCCTGTAATACCGGTACAGCTTCATATTGGAGCAAAAGAATTTGATGCCCTGGTAAACCTCACCGACCGCAGCCATTTTTCATACAAAATGCTGGTCGGCAGGAAAGAATTACGTCACGGCATACTTATTGATTCCTCGCGCCACCATCGCCTGAGCCGTCCAGAAGCACAGTAAATTCACTGTTCTTTATTTCGGAGTTTCCGCCATGAATTCTATACAGCTTAAAATACTTGTCGCACTGCTGCTTACCGCAGGGCTGGGATTATTCAGCTACAAAGCTTTTGTGCTGGGTTTCCCCCTCACACCTGAGGAACATACCAAAATCTGGAACGTGGAAGCACACGTCTCCTATGAAGCAAAGGGCGCACCGGTTAAGGTAACCCTTCAAACCCTGAACAGACTGCCACAATACACGGTTACTGACGAATATTACATTGCGGATGATTACGGTCTTCTGCATGTTTTGCAATCTGCTGACGGCACACCGCAAAAGAGCAGGACTCCAGATAATGTCGCCGCAACTTGGTCCAAGCGATCCGCCAAAGGAAAGCAGGACCTTTTCTATTCCGCCCGGTTGCGCCCCAACAACAACAAGAGAGAGGAAACCTGGGTCCACCCCGCAGAAATTCCCAAATTGATAGACCCCAAATTCACTGAGGCTGAACAGCTGGCAGCAAACTCGCTTATTAACCTAGTGGGCAGTGAATCCGCTGACATTGAAACTTTCGTCCCACAGCTTATGAACCGGCTCATGGAACCTTCTACAGGTACGGATGCCGCATATCTGCTCCGCGATAATAAAAATGTTCTGGGCGCGGTCAACATGGCCGTCCGACTGCTGCACTTTTCCGGTATTCCGGCCCAGTCCGTACATGGAATAACCCTGTCCACTTCAAACAGTGCAGAAATCAAACACTGGCTGGAGTTATATCACAACGAAAAATGGCACATGTTTGATGTAACCACAGGTACTTTCGGGACTCCGGTCGACTTTGTTGCATGGTGGCGCGGAAACGCGCCTCTGGCCACTGTCAGTGGCGGGAGCAACCTGAATGTGACTCTATCAGTCGTTCCGGCTACAGTCCGGGCCATGGGTAATGTTGTTGACCGACTGAAAGTAACAGCCCCGGCCATTCTGGAATTTTCCCTGTTTAATCTTCCGGTACAGGCACAGGCCACCTACCGGATAATCCTGCTTATTCCCATCGGCGTATTGCTGCTTGTTTTTTTGCGCAACGTAATCGGCATCACCACTTTCGGTACATTTATGCCCGTGCTGATAGCCCTTTCTTTCCGCGAAACACAATTACTCTGGGGTCTTTGCCTGTTTTCAATTGTAATAATCCTCGGACTGGCTGTGCGACTTTACCTTGAGCATCTGAAATTATTGCTGGTTCCAAGGCTGGCATGTGTGCTTATTGTAGTGGTTTTACTCATGGCCGGCATCAGTATCATCAGCTTCAAACTGGGATTCCCACGCGGTGTCTCAGTAAGTCTGTTCCCCATGGTCATATTAAGTATGACCATTGAACGGATATCGGTAATGTGGGATGAGCTTGGCGCCGGAAAAGCCATTCAACAGATTATCGGCTCCATGGCCGTAGCAGTACTTGCCTACATAGCCATGAGTAACCTGCTTATCGAACACCTCATTTTTGTATTCCCGGAACTGTTCCTCGTATTACTTGGCCTGACCTTGATGATCGGGCGATACACCGGATTCCGTCTGCTTGATTTGATGCGTTTCCGCGCATTCCTCAAGGAGAGTTAGGATGAAGTGGTTCGGCAAACTCAAAGAATTCGGAGTCATGGGACTCAATGCCCGCAATGGGTCTTATGTACTGCCAAACAATCCGCGTAAGCTCTATCCTTTGGTGGATGATAAAATCACAACCAAAAAGCTGACCCAGTCGGCCGGATTAAATGTTCCGGAGCTATACGGGGTTTTTCAAGCCCAGCATGAACTCAAGAAACTTCCCGCCCTGCTTCAGAAACATGATTCATTCGTGGTTAAGCCTGCGCGCGGCGCAGGGGGTAATGGAATTTTAGTCATTACCGGCAAGCTGGGTCCTCGTTTCCGTAAGCCGGATGATTCGCTGGTTGCCGAAGACGCAATATCCTTTCACATTTCAAACATCCTCAGCGGCATGTACAGCCTTGGCGGTATGCCGGATAAGGCCATGGTTGAATATTGTGTACAGTTTGCTCCGATATTTAAAGACATCGCCTATCAGGGAGTACCGGACATACGAATTATCGTTTACAAGGGCATCCCGGTCATGGCAATGCTCCGGCTGCCTACTCGTGAGTCGGACGGCAAAGCCAATCTTCATCAGGGGGCTATGGGATGTGGAATAGACATGCGGAGCGGTGCTACCACTAGCGCAGTTTGGAAAAATGATAACTGTACGCATCACCCGGACACCCTGCACCCGGTTGCAGGCGTTGCCATCCCGGACTGGCCGGAACTGCTTAAGCAGGCG encodes the following:
- a CDS encoding small ribosomal subunit Rsm22 family protein — translated: MSIKVSSLFPLPTQDVSKILDNYIKILQKTVPLKSKYSHELPYAIRDLSRDLTGERSSLSNDYMGDPRSLNAYLRYFLPWNLYRMARLFQGLDINLPDNGIVVDLGAGPLTVAQALWIARPDLREKKLTFINVDRTPKPMREGARLFTALAGEESPWRMVNVKGGSTSKIREKAHLLVTANMVNEASAGTRIPLPVWAEKFCLSMVHKLAPEGRILIIEPGIRRSGRVLSVIRQEFVNAGFPILGPCTHVEECPMNGEQGKAWCHFNFDSDHAPAWLQKLSAQCRLEKDNVSLSFLYVGLRKEDVESAREGEMLIRAVSESFRLDQGGFGQYGCAAQGQILLFAQGGAKTLYPGGLIGMPIPEEEKRDEKSGSLIVPLPIRESDKRKK
- the lipB gene encoding lipoyl(octanoyl) transferase LipB — translated: MEFIDLGLISHQEAEKIQLERLGQVMEGTAGDALFLLEHPPVVTLGRQGGLENLLISKEALKAMGAEVVQTARGGNITCHYPGQLVVYPVMRIEKRRGGIKKFFHDMEETAIRTAARFGVDAARSEGRPGVWVGPGKLCSIGIGVKKWITYHGLSFNVSTDMKLFDAITLCGLHGAHPTSLSREAGKEISTEEVKNVFRKEFGKVFADTTVAAG
- the lipA gene encoding lipoyl synthase; the encoded protein is MSSEKNSEKFLRIPPWLRVKLPTGRTFNDTGKMLEDLNLNTVCQSAKCPNCWDCFSRKVATFLIMGRNCTRNCAFCNIAPGRIDPLDADEPRRVAEAVKRLELKYAVVTSVTRDDLPDGGAAHFAETIERIRAELPECKVEVLIPDFKGNLEALKTVIAAKPDVINHNVETPPALYSEIRPQADYQQSLELIERVKQFSDIHAKSGLMVGLGETDEQVRQVIDDLAAINCDIITIGQYMRPSKAHPAVKRYVEPSVFDEYADYGKRLGVPHMFCAPLVRSSFNAAEAFDRL
- a CDS encoding DUF4198 domain-containing protein, with the protein product MMKKTVLAMVLVMAFASICSAHDMWLENKGRKVFLMYGHPGATDPYPLSRITAMTGISENNWKTSLEPVYNKGGAFAWLDDDYTMLTVEFDNRYWYHTEEAGWENFDLPRHVCGKVIDEGRSYKLSKTIIKWTHGMDKPIGQRAEIVPLKDPTKLKEGDSLPVMMYFEGMPMPAAGARISVSSDRNIEHPELVSLKESKPVNVKIGPAGRQVIIGKYEKRIDDIRRVWYAFSLSFRTGK
- a CDS encoding RimK/LysX family protein — encoded protein: MRLRYYLITILLCLMASPPSIAAAKDQTENNSEHQKYIVAGYIENVSIKIWDRETPITIEAKMDTGADSSSLHATDITIDKNNKTTSFTITDQHGKSQRITCPYARIVRIKKRPSGYQRRPVIPVQLHIGAKEFDALVNLTDRSHFSYKMLVGRKELRHGILIDSSRHHRLSRPEAQ
- a CDS encoding inactive transglutaminase family protein, with the translated sequence MNSIQLKILVALLLTAGLGLFSYKAFVLGFPLTPEEHTKIWNVEAHVSYEAKGAPVKVTLQTLNRLPQYTVTDEYYIADDYGLLHVLQSADGTPQKSRTPDNVAATWSKRSAKGKQDLFYSARLRPNNNKREETWVHPAEIPKLIDPKFTEAEQLAANSLINLVGSESADIETFVPQLMNRLMEPSTGTDAAYLLRDNKNVLGAVNMAVRLLHFSGIPAQSVHGITLSTSNSAEIKHWLELYHNEKWHMFDVTTGTFGTPVDFVAWWRGNAPLATVSGGSNLNVTLSVVPATVRAMGNVVDRLKVTAPAILEFSLFNLPVQAQATYRIILLIPIGVLLLVFLRNVIGITTFGTFMPVLIALSFRETQLLWGLCLFSIVIILGLAVRLYLEHLKLLLVPRLACVLIVVVLLMAGISIISFKLGFPRGVSVSLFPMVILSMTIERISVMWDELGAGKAIQQIIGSMAVAVLAYIAMSNLLIEHLIFVFPELFLVLLGLTLMIGRYTGFRLLDLMRFRAFLKES